The Calditrichota bacterium genomic sequence GCGGAAGGAATCGTCGTAGTGCCGGTCAGCCGGCTCATTACCCGGTTGCGAGGACCTGCAACAGCCCGTCTCGATACGACGATTGCTGGTCATTGACGTTTCTACATAACCCATTTACAAATGCGTTTCGGATTCTCACTTAATCCCATCGCCCGACTGCGGGGGGCAAGCCTGTCCGGTCAGCCCGATCCAGCCTATTTCGGCGCACTTGCCCAAGCCGCCGGGGCCGATCTGATTCTTGCCGGATATCTGCCCGGAAGCGGATTTCTCACCGAACGCGACTTGCGTCTGCTTCGCGATTTGATCCGGATCGACCTGGTCTTGATTGTGCCGCTGCAGAATCTCATCGTTGAAGCGGTCGCCAAATTGCGCCCGGAAGGAGTCATCCTTGTCGATGCCGGTTGGGATGGGGTGCGCGACTCCCGACCGCTGCAACCCGATGTCGAAGCCGACGAAATCGCTTCTATCGCCGCCGCCTATAAGTCGGCCGGAGTGCCGGTATCGCTTTTTCTCGAACCGCTTCCCGGCGCCGCCAAGTTTGCGGCACGCACCGGCGCTTCGGGGATAACCTTCAGCACTTCCGCATACGCCGCTACGCGAGCCGATGAGGAAGCCTCCCGTGCCCTCGACCAGATCGGCGCCGCTTCGATGGCAACCGGCCGGTTCGGACTGATCGTCTCGGCCGGTCGGGGACTCACAATTCACAATGTCCGCTCGCTGGCGGCAGTGCGCAACATCGACGAAATCTATGTTGGCCAGGCACTTGCTTCCCGCGCTATGCAAATAGGTCTCGATGGCGCCGTCCGCGAGATGATCGCTGTTCTGCATCGCAGCCGCACTGAAGGATGACTCGGCCGGTCCTTCCTGCAACCTGCATCATCGCCTGCCTCGTCCTTTTCCTCCCTGGCTGTGAAGGCGATCCCGGACGAGCCGGGGTGAGCCGCCTTAGCGGCG encodes the following:
- a CDS encoding pyridoxine 5'-phosphate synthase, with amino-acid sequence MRFGFSLNPIARLRGASLSGQPDPAYFGALAQAAGADLILAGYLPGSGFLTERDLRLLRDLIRIDLVLIVPLQNLIVEAVAKLRPEGVILVDAGWDGVRDSRPLQPDVEADEIASIAAAYKSAGVPVSLFLEPLPGAAKFAARTGASGITFSTSAYAATRADEEASRALDQIGAASMATGRFGLIVSAGRGLTIHNVRSLAAVRNIDEIYVGQALASRAMQIGLDGAVREMIAVLHRSRTEG